In the Streptomyces sp. FXJ1.172 genome, one interval contains:
- a CDS encoding SRPBCC family protein: MLDAADGHPDIHWPSGFSPDHADSFCQAQAVVHAPPTTAFALLTDVARWPAWVPGMTELRAGPLARTFEAEFHGHRFEIFVGEHVPPRRLGWLGVGAGVQLYQAWLLTAVEGGTHVVIENVVRGPGVNSLKASSPDWGQHLNSLWLAQLGRLSESAPDADA; this comes from the coding sequence ATGCTCGACGCCGCGGACGGCCATCCGGACATCCACTGGCCGTCCGGTTTCTCACCCGACCACGCTGACAGCTTCTGCCAGGCACAGGCCGTCGTGCACGCTCCGCCCACCACGGCCTTCGCCTTGCTCACCGATGTAGCGCGATGGCCGGCATGGGTTCCGGGCATGACCGAGCTACGGGCCGGGCCGCTTGCCCGGACGTTCGAGGCGGAGTTTCACGGGCACCGGTTCGAAATCTTCGTGGGAGAGCACGTACCGCCCCGCCGGCTCGGCTGGTTGGGCGTCGGTGCCGGTGTGCAGCTGTACCAGGCCTGGCTGCTGACCGCGGTCGAGGGCGGCACCCATGTGGTGATCGAGAACGTCGTCCGCGGACCCGGCGTCAACTCCCTCAAGGCCTCGTCTCCCGACTGGGGGCAGCACCTGAACTCCCTGTGGCTCGCGCAGCTCGGGAGACTCTCGGAGAGCGCCCCGGACGCCGACGCGTAG